One Leptospira johnsonii genomic region harbors:
- a CDS encoding alkane 1-monooxygenase, producing the protein MSVGKRLSFLIAYFIPGLAVAGYYLGGSFNFLTLAVVFGILPIMDLWIGPDTSNPKEEEVPELQKEFYFRFLTYVWAWIQFALVIWALWEVQTQTLSALEWGAFVLAIGVNTGGIGITVAHELGHKNTKIEQWYSKFILMTVCYMHFFIEHNRGHHVNVSTHEDPASSRKGESFFSFYPRTVFGSLTSAWNLEKKRLAKLGKSSWTLDNEMITSMIIPVLFISAVTGIFYAITGNLNWQVPLFFFVQSWIAFSLLELVNYIEHYGLARKELSPGKFEKVQPIHSWNQNFSLSNAFLFQLQRHSDHHANAGRRYQSLRHFEESPQLPYGYELMILLALFPPLWFKVMDKKLEEWKRQHGETSVSSSGKREPATA; encoded by the coding sequence ATGAGTGTTGGGAAAAGATTATCCTTCTTGATTGCATACTTCATTCCAGGGCTTGCCGTGGCAGGTTACTATTTGGGAGGAAGTTTCAATTTTCTAACTTTGGCGGTGGTTTTCGGAATTCTTCCGATCATGGATCTTTGGATCGGTCCGGATACAAGCAATCCTAAGGAAGAAGAAGTGCCCGAGCTACAAAAGGAATTCTATTTTAGATTCCTGACCTATGTTTGGGCTTGGATCCAATTTGCATTAGTGATTTGGGCTCTGTGGGAAGTCCAAACTCAAACTCTTTCCGCGTTGGAATGGGGAGCATTTGTTTTAGCGATCGGTGTGAATACCGGCGGGATCGGGATCACAGTGGCACATGAATTGGGACACAAGAATACAAAGATAGAACAATGGTATTCTAAGTTCATTCTCATGACGGTATGTTATATGCATTTCTTCATAGAACATAACCGAGGTCATCATGTGAACGTTTCCACTCATGAGGATCCAGCTTCCAGTAGAAAGGGCGAGTCTTTCTTCTCTTTTTATCCAAGAACCGTTTTCGGGAGTTTGACAAGCGCTTGGAATTTAGAGAAAAAAAGATTAGCTAAACTAGGTAAGTCCTCTTGGACTTTAGACAACGAGATGATCACATCTATGATCATTCCTGTGTTATTCATCTCCGCTGTGACCGGGATTTTTTACGCGATCACAGGAAATTTGAATTGGCAGGTGCCGTTATTCTTCTTTGTTCAAAGTTGGATCGCATTTTCTCTATTAGAGTTAGTGAACTATATAGAACATTACGGCTTGGCTCGTAAGGAATTATCTCCTGGAAAATTTGAGAAGGTTCAACCGATCCATTCTTGGAACCAAAACTTCAGCCTGTCCAATGCGTTCTTGTTCCAACTGCAAAGGCATTCAGATCATCATGCGAACGCAGGTAGAAGATACCAATCCTTAAGACATTTTGAAGAAAGTCCTCAACTTCCTTACGGATATGAATTGATGATCCTTCTGGCTTTATTTCCGCCTCTTTGGTTCAAAGTAATGGATAAAAAATTAGAAGAATGGAAGAGGCAACATGGAGAAACTTCCGTAAGCTCCTCGGGAAAAAGGGAACCTGCTACTGCATAA
- the pepN gene encoding aminopeptidase N, translating to MDNILTQQEAMLRSGQISEVDYTLKLKLEKGSQEYEGETTVRFVYTGGKKGKLKVDFVSKKIEILWLNGKEETNYEKKDSALFLSGELLAEGKNELKVKYKNAFDHSGSGFHKFTDPSDKAEYMHTDFEPFEAHRLFPSFDQPDLKATYELEITGPSEWTYIHNTVPKSEESQGNYKNIKFHKTKKFSTYLFSLIVGPYAVWEDKAGEIPLRIFCRKSLSKYMDAENLFAITKEAFGFLQEYFGVPYPYGKYDQIFVPEFNMGAMENVGAVTFSESYIFRGPRIYSEYLNRANTVYHEMVHMWFGNLVTMKWWNDLWLNESFADYLSYYSMSKGKIFPDALEHFYVREEWAYREDQLSTTHPIAGKAENTLEAISNFDGISYSKGASVLRQLMYYVGEEKFRDAMRLYFKRHAEKNTVLNDFLSCMSETSGIDIRGWSKEWLETTGVNTLSPVRQNGRLFLHQGPSATNGLLRTHALQSTLLREKNGILEEVWKKRVLVKGKETLLEENYTGEADLLLLNTEDFAYAKTYLSKESLPILKRSLHTLKDRFSRRVVWGSLWQMVRDAELSPKEFLELALDQGLKEPDLSVRNSHILTKALTVIDNYIPEAEKRTWSDKLNSIAKEKSLLAQNPEQEQILWFRILENTSKSTEQLSYLKELLDQKKSIPGISMDQERRWVILSRLSAYGDPESSKRIEEEITKDNTDLGAKKAFLAGVSFPNPKTKKESWERFLKPKEGDSTDFLRYGMRGFQWNHQKDLLVSYTDSYFNSVISVYDTRDPHFASAFGHLMFPSFEPDPNLLKRTQEFLDQNKKLPELLKKDLQQQRDDMQRTLKVLEKYKN from the coding sequence ATGGATAATATTCTTACCCAACAAGAGGCAATGCTTCGCTCCGGACAGATCTCCGAAGTGGATTACACTCTAAAATTAAAGCTGGAAAAAGGATCCCAAGAATATGAGGGAGAAACCACCGTCCGATTCGTATACACTGGCGGCAAAAAAGGAAAACTCAAAGTGGATTTCGTATCCAAAAAAATTGAGATCCTTTGGCTAAACGGAAAAGAAGAAACAAATTACGAAAAAAAAGATTCCGCACTGTTCTTATCCGGAGAATTATTAGCGGAAGGTAAAAACGAACTTAAAGTAAAATACAAAAATGCGTTCGATCATAGCGGTTCCGGTTTTCACAAATTTACTGATCCTTCCGACAAAGCGGAGTATATGCATACCGACTTCGAACCGTTCGAAGCGCATCGACTATTCCCTTCTTTCGACCAACCGGATCTAAAAGCGACTTACGAGTTAGAGATCACAGGACCTTCGGAATGGACTTATATCCATAACACAGTCCCAAAATCGGAGGAGAGCCAAGGAAATTACAAAAATATAAAATTCCATAAGACCAAAAAATTCTCCACATATCTATTCTCTTTGATCGTAGGACCTTACGCGGTTTGGGAAGACAAGGCGGGAGAAATCCCTCTTAGGATATTCTGCAGAAAGTCTCTTTCCAAATATATGGATGCGGAGAATTTATTTGCGATCACCAAGGAAGCATTCGGCTTCCTCCAGGAATATTTTGGAGTTCCTTATCCGTATGGAAAATACGACCAGATATTCGTGCCTGAATTTAATATGGGAGCCATGGAGAATGTGGGAGCTGTAACATTCTCAGAAAGTTATATTTTCCGTGGACCTAGGATCTATTCTGAATACCTAAACAGAGCGAATACAGTGTATCATGAAATGGTACATATGTGGTTCGGAAACCTGGTCACAATGAAATGGTGGAACGATCTTTGGCTAAACGAAAGTTTCGCGGACTATCTTTCTTATTATTCCATGTCCAAAGGGAAAATTTTCCCGGATGCATTAGAACATTTTTATGTAAGAGAAGAATGGGCCTACAGAGAAGACCAACTCTCTACCACCCACCCGATCGCAGGAAAAGCGGAAAATACATTAGAAGCGATCAGCAATTTCGACGGGATCTCTTATTCCAAAGGAGCATCCGTTCTTCGCCAATTGATGTATTACGTGGGAGAAGAAAAATTCAGAGACGCGATGAGGCTTTACTTCAAAAGGCATGCGGAGAAGAACACTGTACTGAACGACTTTCTTTCCTGTATGTCTGAAACAAGCGGGATCGATATCAGAGGTTGGAGTAAAGAATGGCTAGAAACAACTGGAGTAAACACTCTAAGTCCTGTTCGACAAAATGGTAGATTGTTTTTACACCAAGGACCTTCTGCGACCAACGGACTTCTGCGTACACATGCGCTCCAATCCACATTACTCCGTGAAAAGAACGGGATCCTAGAAGAAGTTTGGAAAAAAAGAGTACTCGTAAAAGGAAAAGAAACCTTATTAGAGGAAAATTATACTGGAGAAGCGGACCTTCTTCTTTTAAACACCGAAGACTTTGCCTATGCTAAAACTTATCTCAGCAAAGAATCACTTCCTATCCTAAAAAGAAGTCTACATACTCTAAAGGATCGTTTTTCAAGAAGAGTGGTATGGGGAAGTTTATGGCAGATGGTAAGAGATGCAGAACTTTCTCCCAAAGAGTTTTTGGAATTAGCGTTGGACCAAGGACTGAAGGAACCGGATCTTTCCGTTCGAAACAGTCATATACTCACCAAAGCTCTAACGGTAATCGACAATTATATTCCGGAAGCGGAGAAGAGAACCTGGTCCGATAAACTCAACAGCATCGCCAAGGAAAAATCTCTTTTAGCCCAAAACCCTGAACAAGAACAGATCCTCTGGTTTAGAATATTAGAAAATACTTCTAAATCCACAGAACAACTTTCTTACCTGAAAGAATTATTGGATCAGAAAAAAAGTATTCCCGGGATCTCAATGGACCAGGAAAGACGTTGGGTCATTCTATCCAGGCTTAGCGCATACGGAGATCCGGAATCTTCTAAACGAATCGAAGAAGAGATCACCAAGGACAATACCGACCTGGGAGCTAAAAAGGCATTTTTAGCCGGGGTTTCTTTCCCAAATCCTAAAACAAAAAAAGAATCCTGGGAAAGATTTTTGAAACCGAAGGAAGGAGACTCTACCGACTTCTTGAGATATGGAATGAGAGGATTCCAATGGAATCACCAAAAGGATCTATTAGTTTCTTATACGGATTCTTATTTTAATTCTGTGATCTCAGTGTATGATACTAGAGATCCTCATTTTGCTTCCGCATTCGGGCATTTGATGTTCCCTTCTTTCGAACCGGATCCGAATCTTTTGAAAAGAACCCAGGAGTTTTTGGACCAAAATAAAAAACTGCCTGAACTATTAAAAAAGGATCTACAACAGCAAAGGGACGATATGCAGAGGACCCTTAAGGTTTTGGAAAAATACAAAAACTAG
- a CDS encoding MFS transporter — translation MTKSASASPFISLQVPEFRNFLAGKFLVTLSFIMQSTVVFWQIDHITHDAFFVGLIGFAELVPNVAVSLFSGLVVDTIPRKKIISLSLTGLTFSSFLLLLFTLPGFEWIIQDYWVYPIYSVIFFSGICRGFLSPSIAAFQTQLVSKEIFPNAATWSGVAWQGSAVLGPMLGGLLIGFNGVQSAYLADFCIMVFSLFLLLLVPSKPVPEKQGEKESIWKSLGTGWKFVFGHQLILGAISLDLFAVLFGGAVALVPTFSREVLGMGPEYYGILRSAPAIGAVLCALFIAVKPPKTNSGVILLSSVFGFGLCMIVFALSKNFYLSCAALIVSGSFDMVSVVIRHTIVQMYTPEHMRGRVSAVNNIFIGSSNELGAFESGAAAKAFGLVPSVVVGGTLTLLTVGIVTAIAPRLRKMDLKDITV, via the coding sequence ATGACAAAATCCGCAAGCGCGAGCCCATTCATCTCTTTACAGGTTCCTGAATTCAGGAATTTTTTGGCCGGAAAATTTTTGGTCACACTTTCATTTATTATGCAATCTACCGTGGTCTTCTGGCAAATAGACCATATCACTCATGACGCATTTTTTGTGGGTCTGATCGGATTTGCCGAGCTTGTGCCTAACGTAGCAGTTTCACTTTTCTCCGGATTGGTTGTGGATACTATCCCAAGAAAGAAGATCATTTCTCTTTCCTTGACCGGTTTGACTTTTAGTTCCTTCTTACTTTTATTATTCACTCTTCCTGGTTTCGAATGGATCATCCAAGACTATTGGGTCTATCCAATCTATTCAGTGATTTTCTTCTCAGGGATTTGCAGAGGATTTCTCTCCCCAAGCATCGCAGCCTTTCAAACACAGTTAGTCTCTAAGGAAATTTTTCCGAATGCTGCTACTTGGAGCGGCGTTGCTTGGCAGGGTTCTGCGGTTTTAGGTCCTATGCTTGGTGGACTTCTCATAGGATTTAACGGTGTGCAATCTGCATATCTTGCGGACTTCTGCATCATGGTATTCTCATTGTTCCTTCTATTACTTGTACCTTCTAAACCTGTTCCTGAAAAACAAGGGGAGAAGGAATCCATCTGGAAAAGTTTGGGAACCGGCTGGAAGTTCGTGTTCGGTCACCAATTGATCCTAGGAGCGATCAGTTTGGATCTATTTGCCGTATTATTCGGAGGAGCGGTCGCTTTAGTTCCTACATTCTCCAGAGAAGTTTTAGGAATGGGTCCCGAATATTATGGAATTCTAAGGTCGGCGCCTGCAATCGGTGCGGTGCTTTGCGCGTTATTTATCGCTGTAAAACCTCCCAAAACAAATTCAGGAGTAATATTACTCAGTAGTGTATTCGGTTTCGGGCTTTGTATGATCGTATTCGCACTTTCTAAGAATTTTTATCTTTCTTGCGCGGCCTTGATCGTAAGCGGTTCCTTTGATATGGTAAGTGTCGTCATCCGTCATACAATCGTTCAGATGTATACTCCGGAGCATATGAGAGGAAGAGTTTCCGCAGTGAATAATATATTCATAGGTTCTTCCAACGAGTTGGGAGCCTTCGAATCTGGAGCGGCCGCAAAAGCATTCGGCCTGGTTCCTTCCGTGGTTGTAGGAGGAACGCTCACTCTTCTAACGGTAGGGATCGTTACTGCGATCGCACCTCGTCTTAGAAAAATGGATCTAAAGGATATAACGGTTTAA
- a CDS encoding NUDIX hydrolase, which yields MQEFRPENYLPNSNLWKEGEKTHLIKTPIFELISIPKVSPDKTISGNFFKIESKDWVNVIALTSDNNVILIDQYRHGMHSYCLEIPGGVAEKNSILESAQAELREETGFVSDDWEYLGKVSANPAFMNNWCHTYIARNVYPHPGGQDLDESEQIEVYQYPLNKIPEILEKNILHHGMVVAAFGLFFLKYGEKKK from the coding sequence ATGCAAGAATTCCGCCCAGAAAATTACCTCCCGAATTCCAATCTCTGGAAAGAAGGAGAAAAAACTCACCTCATCAAAACTCCGATTTTCGAATTAATCTCCATTCCTAAAGTTTCCCCAGACAAAACGATCTCGGGTAATTTTTTCAAAATAGAATCTAAGGATTGGGTGAATGTGATCGCACTCACCTCCGACAACAATGTGATCCTGATCGATCAATACAGACACGGCATGCACTCTTATTGCCTGGAAATCCCAGGCGGGGTTGCCGAAAAAAATTCTATCTTAGAATCCGCTCAGGCAGAACTGAGAGAAGAGACAGGTTTTGTCTCGGACGATTGGGAATATTTAGGTAAAGTTTCCGCAAATCCCGCCTTTATGAACAATTGGTGTCATACTTATATCGCCAGAAATGTCTATCCACATCCAGGTGGACAGGATCTGGATGAAAGCGAACAAATAGAAGTGTATCAATATCCTCTAAATAAAATCCCCGAAATTTTAGAGAAAAATATCCTACACCACGGAATGGTCGTGGCAGCATTCGGATTATTCTTTTTAAAATACGGGGAAAAGAAGAAGTAG
- a CDS encoding ATP-dependent helicase — protein MKEETNQSLDLFSHLEIPEQKPEEPVQDLPLLSFSESISAKEEGPQVEGTPAPSPQEEVQEESYGSSFYEEDDFSEQEPTEFVSTPVEVSLDSEPSTPEEKPSAPKRKREERPKEPRDSASIFQSLSPEQARAVQTVHGPLLIFAGAGSGKTRVISNRIAHMIQDHHIPAGKIVALSFTNKSAKEMGERVRKLIPRNLLKGIALSTFHSLGLGILKKHIEKLGYKQPFLLLNQADQEGLVTGMLVAQKLEPKRPQIMEVLSKISRIKNSGPDYLADMRTSMNEGDLLTASLFHQYQDTLKDQNSIDFDDLILLPSKLLNEFEEVRDEYHKKYQYFMVDEFQDTNPIQYVFLKALMGESDNLCVVGDDDQSIYAFRGSDVSLILGFENDFKGASVIRLLENYRSTDIIVSAANSLIRHNLSRRSKELFSKVPGALKVKYVERADEKDEAEWVAESIREEIIKQARKGSQIAILFRTNFQSRPFEEAFRAREMPYKVVGGYNFFDRKEVRDLISYIRLIANQKDDASLLRIINYPKRGIGSGSISLVHEKAAQNKESLYETLFRVCESPDFIPDLNRKISSEIYNFVNLIEKAKKKFSSSPRLFFALRELIADLGLEKEIILEEKEEKVAKARIYNMSELVNMLAFFEENNDSGEKPSLFDFINRLAMLMEDEPSDEKEDNRVQLLTIHQSKGLEFESVYVVGLEEGILPSGRATVEDQSVDEERRLMYVAMTRAKRHLCLTGAANRRKFGEQLASEPSRFLKEIDPETLDWLSNEETRQQETSDFLQELEKLKIG, from the coding sequence ATGAAAGAAGAAACGAATCAAAGTCTGGACCTGTTTTCGCATCTGGAAATTCCGGAACAAAAACCGGAGGAACCTGTACAAGATCTGCCATTGCTTAGCTTTTCAGAAAGTATTTCGGCAAAAGAAGAAGGTCCTCAGGTGGAAGGAACTCCCGCTCCTTCTCCACAAGAAGAAGTACAAGAGGAATCCTACGGTTCTTCTTTTTATGAAGAAGACGATTTCTCGGAACAAGAGCCCACAGAATTCGTTTCCACTCCTGTGGAAGTTTCCTTGGATTCCGAACCTTCTACTCCTGAAGAAAAACCTTCCGCTCCAAAAAGAAAGAGAGAAGAAAGACCAAAAGAGCCTAGGGACTCCGCTTCCATTTTCCAAAGTCTTTCTCCTGAGCAGGCCCGTGCAGTCCAAACAGTTCATGGACCACTTCTTATTTTTGCGGGTGCAGGTTCCGGAAAAACGAGAGTGATCTCGAATCGGATCGCTCATATGATCCAGGACCATCATATTCCTGCGGGAAAGATCGTTGCATTGTCCTTTACTAACAAAAGTGCAAAGGAAATGGGAGAGCGGGTCCGCAAATTGATTCCCAGAAATTTATTAAAAGGGATCGCTCTTTCTACATTCCATTCTCTAGGGCTTGGAATATTAAAAAAACATATCGAAAAGTTAGGATACAAACAACCTTTCCTTCTTCTGAACCAAGCGGACCAAGAGGGGCTTGTCACAGGAATGCTTGTGGCTCAAAAACTGGAGCCTAAACGTCCTCAGATCATGGAAGTTCTTTCCAAAATTTCCAGGATCAAAAACTCAGGACCGGATTATTTAGCGGATATGAGAACCTCTATGAACGAAGGGGATCTTCTGACTGCCTCTCTTTTTCATCAATACCAAGATACTTTAAAAGACCAGAACTCAATCGACTTCGACGATCTCATCCTTCTTCCTTCTAAACTTTTAAACGAGTTCGAAGAAGTGAGAGATGAATATCATAAGAAATACCAATACTTTATGGTGGACGAGTTCCAAGATACCAATCCGATCCAATACGTATTCTTAAAAGCGCTCATGGGAGAATCTGATAATCTATGCGTGGTTGGGGACGACGATCAGTCCATCTACGCATTCAGAGGTTCGGATGTGAGTTTGATCCTTGGATTCGAAAACGATTTTAAGGGTGCGAGCGTTATCCGTCTTTTGGAGAATTATAGATCCACTGACATCATTGTCTCTGCTGCGAACTCTCTTATTCGCCACAATCTTTCTAGGAGATCCAAAGAACTATTTTCCAAAGTTCCTGGTGCTCTCAAAGTGAAGTATGTAGAAAGAGCAGACGAAAAGGACGAAGCGGAATGGGTGGCCGAAAGTATCCGAGAAGAGATCATCAAACAAGCTAGAAAAGGAAGCCAGATTGCGATATTATTCCGCACAAACTTCCAATCCAGACCTTTTGAAGAAGCATTCAGAGCCAGGGAAATGCCTTATAAAGTTGTGGGTGGTTATAACTTCTTCGATCGTAAAGAAGTTCGAGATCTGATCTCTTATATCCGTCTCATTGCAAACCAAAAGGACGATGCATCTTTATTAAGAATTATTAATTATCCGAAACGTGGGATCGGCTCCGGATCCATTTCTCTTGTGCACGAAAAAGCGGCTCAGAATAAGGAATCTCTTTATGAGACATTATTCAGAGTATGTGAATCTCCGGATTTTATCCCGGACTTAAACCGTAAAATTTCTTCAGAGATCTATAATTTCGTAAATCTGATCGAAAAGGCTAAGAAGAAGTTCTCTTCTTCGCCTAGGCTCTTCTTCGCCTTACGAGAGTTAATTGCGGATTTGGGTCTGGAAAAAGAGATCATCCTTGAAGAGAAAGAGGAGAAGGTCGCAAAGGCACGTATTTACAATATGTCCGAGCTTGTGAATATGTTGGCATTCTTCGAAGAGAATAATGATTCAGGGGAAAAGCCCTCTCTATTCGACTTTATCAACCGTTTGGCGATGCTTATGGAAGATGAGCCTTCGGATGAGAAGGAAGACAACCGAGTACAGTTACTCACCATTCACCAATCCAAAGGTTTGGAATTCGAGTCTGTTTATGTCGTAGGACTGGAAGAGGGGATTCTGCCTTCCGGAAGGGCGACCGTAGAGGACCAATCGGTGGACGAAGAGCGCCGTTTGATGTATGTAGCGATGACTCGGGCGAAGAGGCATTTATGCTTGACAGGGGCCGCTAATCGCCGCAAATTTGGGGAGCAACTGGCCTCCGAGCCTTCTCGCTTCCTTAAGGAGATAGATCCGGAGACCTTGGACTGGCTTTCTAACGAGGAAACCAGGCAACAGGAAACAAGTGATTTCCTGCAAGAACTCGAAAAATTGAAAATCGGATGA
- a CDS encoding tetratricopeptide repeat protein: MSKYLTILFIGAQFLLYCASTQKEGAVSANLETQVRAEIKGIDQQLSDLHPEDKRRSELLLQKSKLYLKIESFKEASLVLRELQNSKEGRNLQHLDHYLGSAYLGINDYDNAIVHFRKSDNVDRDFESVTRKKMWAKAYFEDEKYGQALGILGRASREKNFEKDLFYYETVVVSFYRIKEYKRCQLVLEEGLQKFPESLVLKETSEKINQVLQR, from the coding sequence ATGAGTAAATATCTGACAATATTGTTTATCGGAGCTCAATTCCTCCTCTACTGTGCAAGTACACAAAAAGAAGGGGCGGTTTCCGCCAATTTAGAGACTCAGGTCCGAGCGGAAATCAAGGGAATAGACCAGCAACTAAGCGATCTACACCCTGAAGACAAAAGACGTTCCGAGCTACTCCTCCAAAAATCCAAACTCTACCTAAAAATCGAATCTTTCAAAGAAGCTTCTCTCGTTTTGAGAGAATTGCAAAACTCCAAAGAAGGTCGCAATCTACAACATTTGGACCATTATTTAGGTTCTGCTTACCTTGGGATCAACGACTATGATAATGCTATCGTTCATTTCCGTAAGTCGGACAATGTAGATCGCGATTTTGAGTCAGTTACCCGCAAGAAAATGTGGGCGAAAGCGTATTTTGAAGACGAGAAATACGGCCAGGCTCTCGGGATCTTAGGAAGAGCTTCCAGAGAGAAAAACTTCGAAAAGGATCTATTCTACTATGAAACTGTAGTAGTCAGCTTCTATAGAATTAAGGAATACAAAAGATGTCAGTTGGTTCTGGAAGAGGGATTACAGAAATTTCCGGAAAGCCTAGTACTGAAGGAAACCTCGGAGAAGATCAACCAGGTTCTCCAACGGTAA
- a CDS encoding LIC_12586 family protein yields MSVGSGRGITEISGKPSTEGNLGEDQPGSPTVIHFSFPLPKNPFFKKDSVTFRIAVPSKLYRFVSSSFFKIQSITEKPSFRKISVALIVAFLLLAAAKETAEWYFVRRVLDLRGVKELTRGFINEELDRAVTLGVVEYEFPNHVFIEDLKISSDEDFASQRMIFKANKIELLLRGLWKGQPSVKAIRVRNAQLSIDLEDKISGEILSYIHKINIPEIRLEDTTVTVYKGGKVLLENVKGIDFNIRKEDTKINVQISDSLFPIPGFRYVNGKFSTDIGSKNMNLEILFKNAKAENSGGLYSEFSQFYPKKGKISGHAILESDGTNLKVQGKTEFSNVKGIVLQELPLQSEVWEWKDIDLEHEWTRSQKGDVFTEEHKVFTGEDKLTLLKSKNEKGLKSWDLSLTVQDLDDIRNFLPVSSDLETLGGSLDLHWKGAETGSYGDWMKSEAKFSLQDFKWKDPYLDLEIKDAELGWNLSGILEAKLKGKQFGLPWSANLKGKTGYKKGVKGDGTSYFPLMGEYNLELETDSIVLSNFFPLYSSVRQWVREDIHTRMEKLIPEINFTRTPIYKYFLENPTGSLKLISKEVKWDFGLSSMGKLDVGLKFAPSQSRLDASITGSGTAKLNSYFTYGTDNPYFGIDFETINLPWGVPSFSFCGGDLIPESLDSDGNIRFNGNNFLDIHDRIYITIDKVKLSNTIWKGKGEFPVPVPPKFEMGFDYWNPGSPPKRNVYWKGGNVNATANSYIDSDSVKYFVTGNTYSLSSESNSAVPISAFAFKIKENSQGCIKE; encoded by the coding sequence ATGTCAGTTGGTTCTGGAAGAGGGATTACAGAAATTTCCGGAAAGCCTAGTACTGAAGGAAACCTCGGAGAAGATCAACCAGGTTCTCCAACGGTAATTCACTTCTCTTTTCCTCTCCCTAAAAATCCATTTTTTAAAAAGGACAGCGTTACATTCAGGATCGCTGTCCCATCTAAACTGTATCGATTCGTATCTTCTTCTTTTTTTAAGATACAATCTATCACTGAAAAACCTTCCTTTAGAAAGATATCCGTTGCACTGATTGTGGCCTTCCTACTTTTAGCTGCTGCAAAAGAAACGGCAGAATGGTACTTCGTCAGAAGAGTTCTGGATCTAAGAGGGGTCAAGGAACTCACACGAGGGTTCATCAACGAAGAATTGGATAGAGCAGTGACTCTTGGAGTCGTAGAATACGAATTCCCAAATCATGTATTCATAGAAGATCTAAAAATTTCCAGTGACGAGGACTTTGCTTCCCAGCGAATGATCTTCAAGGCAAACAAAATTGAATTATTATTAAGGGGTCTCTGGAAGGGACAACCTTCCGTAAAAGCGATCCGAGTGCGTAATGCACAACTGAGCATCGACTTGGAAGATAAGATCTCCGGAGAAATTCTATCCTATATTCATAAGATCAATATTCCCGAGATACGATTAGAAGATACAACAGTCACAGTCTATAAGGGAGGCAAGGTCCTTTTGGAGAATGTGAAAGGAATCGATTTTAATATCCGAAAGGAGGATACTAAGATCAATGTCCAAATTTCGGATTCTCTATTTCCTATTCCCGGTTTTAGATATGTGAACGGAAAGTTCAGCACGGATATAGGAAGCAAGAACATGAATCTGGAGATCTTGTTCAAAAATGCAAAGGCGGAAAATTCCGGAGGTTTGTATTCTGAATTCTCCCAATTTTATCCTAAAAAAGGAAAAATTTCGGGACATGCTATTTTAGAATCGGACGGGACCAATTTGAAGGTTCAGGGTAAAACAGAATTTTCTAATGTAAAAGGTATCGTTTTACAGGAACTTCCTTTACAGAGTGAAGTTTGGGAATGGAAAGATATTGATCTGGAACATGAATGGACCCGATCACAAAAAGGTGATGTATTTACCGAAGAACATAAGGTATTCACCGGAGAAGACAAACTCACTCTTCTAAAGTCCAAAAATGAAAAAGGACTTAAGTCTTGGGATTTGAGCCTTACTGTCCAGGACCTGGATGATATTCGAAATTTTCTGCCTGTTTCATCCGATCTGGAAACTTTGGGTGGAAGTTTAGATCTGCATTGGAAAGGGGCCGAGACCGGAAGTTACGGGGACTGGATGAAGTCGGAGGCAAAATTTTCTCTCCAAGACTTTAAATGGAAGGATCCATATCTTGATCTGGAAATTAAAGATGCGGAGTTGGGCTGGAATCTTTCAGGAATTTTAGAAGCAAAGTTGAAAGGAAAACAATTTGGTCTTCCTTGGTCTGCAAATCTCAAAGGCAAAACCGGTTACAAAAAGGGAGTGAAAGGGGACGGGACTTCCTACTTTCCTTTGATGGGAGAATATAATTTGGAGTTAGAAACTGATTCGATCGTTCTTTCTAACTTTTTTCCTTTGTATAGTTCCGTTCGCCAATGGGTTCGAGAAGATATCCATACCAGAATGGAAAAGTTGATCCCTGAAATTAATTTTACCAGAACTCCAATCTATAAGTATTTCTTAGAAAATCCTACAGGTAGTCTTAAGCTTATATCTAAGGAAGTGAAATGGGATTTCGGACTTTCTAGTATGGGAAAATTGGATGTTGGTTTGAAATTTGCACCTTCTCAATCTAGGTTAGATGCAAGTATTACCGGTTCCGGAACCGCAAAATTGAATTCTTATTTTACTTACGGTACTGATAATCCTTACTTTGGGATTGATTTCGAAACAATCAATTTACCCTGGGGAGTTCCTAGCTTTTCTTTCTGTGGTGGGGATTTGATCCCGGAAAGTTTAGACTCAGACGGAAATATTAGGTTTAATGGAAATAATTTCTTAGACATTCACGATAGGATTTACATCACCATAGACAAGGTGAAACTTTCGAATACGATCTGGAAAGGAAAGGGAGAATTTCCAGTACCTGTCCCGCCTAAGTTCGAGATGGGGTTCGATTATTGGAATCCAGGAAGTCCTCCAAAACGAAATGTTTATTGGAAAGGCGGTAACGTGAATGCAACTGCGAACTCTTATATAGATTCCGATTCCGTAAAATACTTTGTGACCGGAAATACATACTCACTTTCCAGCGAATCTAATTCGGCAGTTCCGATTTCTGCATTTGCGTTTAAGATCAAAGAGAACAGCCAAGGCTGTATTAAAGAGTAG